The Indicator indicator isolate 239-I01 chromosome 18, UM_Iind_1.1, whole genome shotgun sequence region GGATGCAGGATCTGACTCCCTCTTTCCCCATGCTCTTTGTGGAGAAGCAAGCAGCAAGTTTCTGCTttagggaaactgaggcagtgttGAACCAGTCTGGTCCCTTCTGGACCTTCCTTATTTTGTTCCCAAGTCCAGAAGGACCTTCCtcaccttttttccttcctcgtTCTCCTGAGACTTTGGGGTTGTCTAGgccttatagaatcacagagttgttttggttggaggagacctctaagatcattgagtccagccatcaccCTAAGACCACTACAGCTGGGGGGGGGTGTCTGAGCCCTGGGGTTGTCTGCGCCTTGCTCTGTGTCTCTGGGAGTTTAATTGCCAAGCTCTGCTCTTccagaaggagggagagaaaggaaggcttTTCCTAATCCTGTGGATTTCAACAAGACCTTTTTGCAGGTGGGTGGGAACCCAGCCCCGGTCTCAGGCTGCAGAAATTGGCTGCGTTCCTCACATCCCATTGAGGGCTGCAAACACCTAGGGGAAAATCCTCTTGATGTGATAGAGAAGAGAGTCCAGCAGTGCAAGGAGCTGTGTGGGGAGAGCCTCctggcaggcaggctggggctcTCCTTGGATGGGCTGCATTATTAAAAGTAAGTGGATTAGACGCCTCATCACTCCCGATCCTTGTAATCGCCTTCCGGAAAGAGCCTTTCATCAGGAAAATGAAACCTTCCCCATTTCAGCACCTAACAAATGCTGACATCAAAATCCAGCCCTGGAGACCCCACTCCCTCCCCTCATGCACAGTGGCCAGGCCTGGGGGAACAGAACTGGGGATGGGGCCTAACCCAGCcctgggtgcagcagcagggcactgcGGACTCCAATCAGCGTGGGGGACATGGAGCAGGCAGCAATGCTTGGGCTGTCCCCTTGTGAAatgggagtgcagaggagggcaaggaagctgggaagggcctggagaatgaatctgatgaagagcgactgaaggagctggggatggttagtgtgaaacagaggaggctgaatgGAGACCTCATATGGCTGTCtatagctacctgaaaggaggttgtggagaggttggtgctggtctctgctcacaggtcattagtgacagaacaagaaggaatggcctcaagctgtgactggggaggtttagactggacagtaggaaacatttgttCCCAGCAAGAgctgtcagggattggaatgtgctgcccagggaggtggtggagtccccaagcccggatgtgtttaaaggtggtttggatgtggtgcttggggtatAGGGGTGAATCTTGTAGAGCAAGGTTCtggcttggacttggtgatcctgaatatttctgtgagtctgtgattctgtgactgaaggagctggggctgtttagtgtgaaaaagaggaggctgaggggagacctcatggctgtctacagctacctgcaaggatgctgtggagaggttggtgctgatctctcctcacaggtaattactgatagaacaagagggaacagcctcaacctgcagcagggtaggtttagactggatattaggaaaaaaaattttcagggcaagagtggtcagggattggaatgtgctgcccagggaggtggtggagtccccaagcctggatgtgtttaaaggtgatttggatgtggtgcctggggtttaggggtgaaccttgtagagcagggttcttggttggacttggtgatcctgagggtctcttccaacctgaatgtttctgtggttctgtgattctgtgctcacCCACACAAAAGAGATGCCACCTCCACCAACCTacctccccccaccccgggGGGCACCGGAGCATCTCGAATGGGTGCAAAAGGCAGTGGGAAGGGATTTCCTCTCGCCTCAGCTGAGCCTGACGCTCCCCCGGTAATTAGAGCCGTCGGGAAGCTCGGTGCAGTTTCCCGCTGCTTGACGGCTCCTAATTCCCGGGCTGATCAAAGGCGCCGGTTATTCTCCGGGAAAAGCCCTCCCTGGCTTCTCTCACGgctcaggctgagggaggggggcggggggagccGCGGGGCTACTCCGAGCATGGCGTTACCTGCTTGGAGACTTGGAGATGCTGGCCTGGCTGGGACTGCTTCCCGGGGTCCTTCTCGTTGTTCCGAGGGGGGCTGCAGGGTTTGAGGAACATGAAATCGCTCTGGGCAGACTCAGGACCCAGGCAGACCTTGTAGCAGTAGCCTGGAGGGCCGCCCCCGGGCACGTCGAGGCAGGTGGCAGCTGAGGTCCCCGTGAGGGGCTGCGCTGTCAGGTTGGACGTTTTCAGGCCATCAGGGGAGGGTCTGGAGCCCGGGCAGCAGTGGCAGCGCGGCAGCGAGCAGCTGTCACCCTGGCGAGAGCGTCGCTCTCCGCGGCACCGAATGGCCGTAAGGATGAGGATGGCGAGGAGGAAGGTGAAGGAGATGGAACCCAGGGAGACAAGGAGGTAGAGGGTGAGCGGTGAGGATGAGGAAGCCTCCGGGGGGAGGCTGAACTCGCTGAAGTCGGAGAGAGTCTGAGGCAGGGTCTCCACCACGGAAAGCAGGAGGGAGACGGTGGCAGAGAGGGCTGGCTGCCCACCGTCCCGCACCTgcaccaccagctgctgccGGCTGGCATCCTGCTCCAGAAAGGAGCGGAGGGTGCGCAGCTCACCCGTTTCTGGTGCCACGCTGAACAGGGTGAAGTCAGtggcctgcaggagctggtagGAGAGCCGGGAATTGAGCCCCGCGTCCGCATCCACTGCCGACACCGTGCCCACCAGGTAGCCAGGCCTGGCCGAGCGCGGCACCAGCTCGGTGGCCACCGAGCCATTGCGCGGCATGGGGGAAACGATGACCGGAGCGTTGTCGTTCTGGTCCAGCACGAAGATGTGGACGGTGACGTTAGCACTGAGCGGGGGGAATCCCGCGTCCTGCGCCTGCACCTGGATCTGGAAGCTGCGGATCTGCTCGTAGTCGAGGGAGCGCAGGGCGTACATATGCCCGCTGTCCGAGTTGATCGAGACGTAGGTGCCCACGGGCATGCCGTGGATGTGCCCGTCGGCGATGGAGTAGGACAGGTAGGCGTTTTGTTGGCAGTCGGGGTCCAGGGCGCTGACGGAGCAGATGGAGGCGCCCGGCGCGTTGTTCTCCATCACGTAGACGCTGTAGGAGGGCTGGAGGAAGCGGGGGGCGTTGTCGTTCACGTCCGACACCGGCACGGTGAGGGCGCTGCGggtcagcagggcaggggaccCCATGTCCCGCGCCGTGATGCTCACGTTGTACTCGGGCACGGCCTCCCGGTCCAGCGCCTGCGTGGTGACCAGGGTGTAGTAGTTGCGGAAGGAGGAACGGAGCTCGAAGGGCAGGTCGGGGCTGAGCTCGCAGCTGACGCGCCCGTTGTCCCCAGAGTCCCGGTCCAGGACGCTGATGACGGCGATGACGGTCCCCGGTGGGGCATCCTCTAGCACAGGCGTGGACACAGAGGTGAGGGTCACCTCTGGGGCATTGTCGTTCACGTCGAGGAGGTGCACAAGCACCCGGCAGTGCACGGCCACTGCCGAGGGCCCGCGGTCCTTGGCTTGCACGTAGAGCTCGTGGAGATGTGCCCGCTCGTAGTCCAGGGCACCCTTAAGCAGCACCTGCCCGCTGCGGGGCTCTATGTGGAAGAGCTCCCGGACGCGCGGCGGTGCGTGCCCGCTGAACGAATACTCCACCTCCCCATTGGGGCCCTCGTCCAGGTCGGTGGCGTTGAGCTGGATGACCAAGGTGCCAGCAGGAGCGTCCTCGGGGAGGCTGACGCCGTAGGAGGGCTGGTCGAAGGCGGGCACGTTGTCGTTGGCATCCAGCACCGTGACGAGGATGTGAGCCGTGCCCGAGCGCTCGGGGACGCCGCCGTCGAGCGCAGTGAGCAGCACCCGGTGTGCCCTCTGCTGCTCGCGGTCCAGGGCACgctccagcaccagctctgcGAACTTGCTGGCGTCGCTGCGCGTCTGCACCTCCAGCGAGAAGTACCCGTTGGGGCTGAGCCTGTAGGTATGCACCGAATTGGTGCCCACGTCAGGGTCCTGGGCGCTCTCTAGCGGGAAACGGGCGCCGAGCACGGCGGACTCGGCCACCTCCAGCACGTACTCTTGCCAGGGAAAGGTGGGCGCATGGTCATTGATATCCAGAACCTCCACCTCGACGCGGTAGAGCTCCAGCGGGCTCTCCACGAGGAGCTGCAGGTGGAGCAGACAGGTCCCCCCCGCCTCGCACACCTCCTCCCGGTCAATCCGCTCGTTCACGAAGAGGATTCCGTTCTCCAGGTTCACCTCCAGGTGCTGCCTGGCCCCGGCCCTCGACACGATGCGAAACCTCCGCGCTGACAGTGTGGACACGTCAAGCCCCAGGTCCTCGCCCAGGTTGGCCACAAAGGCTCCGTGCTCCAGCTCCTCGGGCACGGCATAGCGCAGCTGCCCGCCCGCCGGGCGCGGGGACGGGGGCccggagagaaggaggaggagaagggaggggaggaagaactgTTCCCGCCCGCAACGTGCCCCGGCCCCCATCGTCTCGCAGCCTTCCCGGGGACGCCGGATCCCGCCGCGTCCTCCCTCGCTTCTGCTCACCCCTTCACCTTCCCAAGAGTTTCGAGCTCCCGGGGTGAGGGGGTGAAGGGGGAGCGGGGGAGTGCTGCCCGGAGCCTTGGAGTGGGGACAAGCCGCGGCTACCGGCGGCCACTTAACCCTTTTCCTGCTGGCCCCGGGGAGGGGACGCAATCCTGTCTCCCGGTGCAatcctgtccccaagtgccacaccAGAATCGCTCTGCCGGAGCCGGATGCACCTTGGAGCGGGGGTGGATAGCACCGGGAGGTCCCGTTAACGCCAATgggagctccagggagaccgATTGCTGCCCTGGGCACCGGTAATACCCCGCAGCTGCTGCGCTCGACCCCCGCGGTAGATTAAGAAGAGCCCGGATCGCGGCGGCTGCCAAATCCCCCCCAGGCGCGTCCCCCGCCGTGCCGATCCTAACCTTCCCCAGATGGTTAAGCCCCTCCAGCCTTGATTACATTTCCCGGCACACGTTTGCCTTGTAATGTGGAGTTTTTAATTACCGGAGCAGGGGGGATTACAGCCCCGGAtcaagctgagcccatcagcGCGGAGGCATAGAGAGACAACCCCCCCCCATTCCCAGAGACCCTTCcgctccttccctgctctctcccACCCCCGGCACCCCGCCTGCCCACAGCGCCTAATCCTGCTTCCCCCACTTCGGGCACCCCCGTGTCAGTCCCCCTCGGGGTACGATCCCACCGGAGACCCCAAAATCTGTCCCCACCTCGCGATGTCTCCCACCCGCGGGCACAAACTTTCCGCCCCCTGCGGAAGGCGAGAGCGGACCGAGCCGCGGATGGTGTCTCCACGTCCCAGCCCCCGGGAGGGGGACAGACGGAGCCCCCCGCGATCCCCCAACCTCGGCTCCCCTCACAGTTACCGATCACGGTCCCTCCGCTGGCCGATCCGTTCTCCCCGCAGACCGAGCTGCAGCTGCCGCCTCGCCTGGGCAGCTCTGCGCGTTGCCTCCCACCGGCGCCGTCCCCGGGGGGCGCTCGGTAAAGGGACGGGGCGGCCGCTGCCCCCCCCGGCCCGGGGCTGCTCAGGGCACGGATAATCCCCTAACGATCTCGTTAAGGGCTCGGGGAGGCTTTAGCCCCGTACTGATATCTCACCGCCTTTGTCTCTGTCTCCCGGTTCCCGGTGGGGAGGCAACGGCCGGCCCCAACCGGCTCCCCCCCGCTCCTCCCCGCTCCTCACGGGAGAGCGGAGGAGGCGGCGGGGCTGGAGGGGTTTGTCgggctggggagaggggatTTGGCCCCGGGAGGGCAGCGCGACCCACGCGGGACGTGCCCCGGGGAGGTGCCgcagggggtggtgggggaagGAGCGTCGCGGGTGGGTCACGCGCGGGCTCGGGCGGAATCGGGACAGCTCCCGGTAAGTGAAGCCCGACCACAGTCTCCGCACCATCTCTCACGCCGAGGCCACCCCGATGTCATCATTGTCACCCCTTCTCCCCGCCCCGATCCGTTTCTCATCCCACAATCACCCCCTCAAACCCCCGCTCTGTCCCCGCTCCCCGCCCCGCAGCGCCCGGGGATGGGAGGGCTGGGGCGGGTACTGGTCGGGCAGTCCTCCGGGGACTGCTCAGGCCAGAGGCTGACGCCGGTCACAGGAATTTTCGGggtcttcctcttccttcccccaggTCCTCTCCCGTCTCCGACCAAGTGTGCTTCGGAAACCCTCGGAGCAGCTTTCGCCCTTTTTTTATGtttcccctccacccctcccTAGATGCCATCCGCTCCCGGCAGGATCCATGCCCGTTCCGGCCCCTGCCCGCCCCTGCCTGCCCTTTTCAGGCTGTTCTCGGAGGTGGTCCCCCCGCCCCTCCTCCCGCAGCTCTCCATAGCTGCCTCTCTGGGAGAGGATCCATGGCCCCCAGACTTGCTTCCCTCTCCTAAGGGAGGTCATAGGATAGCTCCATTCTACTCCTTTTCATCACCTCCCCAAACCCGGGTGTCTCTTCCTGCCCCTCCCTAGCCCCCCTGATCCCAGCAGATCAAGGTCAAGAGTGGGGGAGCTCAAGGGGGCTTGGTCTGAGGGTCCCTTTCCTgaagggactggcacaggctgaatGTGCTGCATAGGCGTAGGGGCTCCAAAATCCAGTCGTGCTTGAGGGGGGAAGCACAGAGAAGGCTGACAGCAGGGTGGGGGAGGTGGCATGGGAACAGTCTGGTACCCCCCTACCACCCCACTTCGTGTCCTATTGGTCTTAAGTGCCCTCTTGTGAGGCAGGGAAGCGTTCACCTGCCAGCTCCCTCTTCTTGGGGGCACAATTTAAGAGCCGTGGTGgcgttgggttggtggttgggctGGCAGAtcttcgaggtcttttccaactgaaacaaaaatTCGATGATTCTACGAATCAGGATGCGGCTAGGAGCTTGTTTCTGGAGGACACTGGAAGGTAGAAGAAGCGGGGGGGGCGATGTCTGAAATGTCTTGGCAGAGGCAGGCGGGTGGCCGGTTGCCGCAGGTCAGCGCTGATGTGCCTTGGCAAGGCCAGCCGGAGAGATCAGGGTGGGAGTGTAGCAGGAGATGCCGCAGGTTGAGCCGCCTCGGAAAAGTCACgcagagagcagagggctgggggacTGTCACCCGGCTGCCCGCACGCACCGAGCCTTGCCCAGCCGCCACCCTCGCTCCGTTTTGCTGCCCACTGCACCGCGGGGCAGCAGAAGGGCTTGGCAgaggagctgtccctgccagaCCCACACatcccttcccccagctccccacGGCACCAGTCTGCCCAGCCGAGCGTGTGGGCTCCGCTGCTCCCTCCTCGCTGGGAGCCAGAGCACTTTTAGTTTGCGGCGCCCGGGAGGGACACCGCGGCGGGAAGGgattctcctggctgaagatcaCAGCAGCCCTGGCCCCACGGCTGCTCAGTCACTCCCCGGTGGCCTGTGCGGGGTCAGGCACTGGGGGCTGGGGCTTTGAAGCCACCAAGCTCTAagcagcaggatgctcagggtcgctgctccttccttccccagctctggctCCCTGCCTTCCCTCGGGAAGAAGAAGCAGTGCCCCGAAGGAGACGTTGGCTGGCTTCATGTGTTTGTCAGGCTGGTGGAGCACTCTGCCTGCCCTTGGGTGCTGGGATGGAAGTCAGGGACCGTGCCTGAGCTCCTTTCAGACATGCtcaaggacaggatgaggagctaCAAACACAAGCTGGAGAAAGGACATTTTTATTAGATATTAAGGTAAAAATCTTCGCTGTGAGGGGGGTAGAACACTGGCACAGTGTGAGGCAAGAATTGTCAGCCTTGGATATCCTCTTGAGCAACCTCCCagtcctgctctgagcagggatGCACCAggaatctccagagatcccaACCACTATAATTctatagaatcactgaatggtttgggttggaagggaccctaaatatcatccagttccagcccccctgccatgggcagggacacctcctgccagcccaggctgctcaaggcctcatccagcctggtcttaaatacatccagggaagaggcatccacaacttctctgttccagtgtctcaccaccttcacagcaaagagcttcttcctaatgcccaacctgcatctcccctgctctactttcaaaccattgccccttgtcctatcaccacaggcccttatacaaagtccctctccaaaaGCCCCAATCTGTAGCAGTCCACACTGAGCAGAGGTGAAGTGGCCACCAAGGTGAGGGAGGTCACTGCCCAGAGAGCCTTGGCCTCAATAGAGTGAGGTCCTGTGTGGGTCAAGGGGCCATTTCTTATCACAAATGCCTTGCCCAGCagtgaggtgatggagcaatGATGGAGCTGAGGCTCCACTCCTACTGTAAATCCTGTGTCTGGGGGCTGTGTTTTGCAAGGTGCTTGGGTCCCATCagcatcctcctcttccctggcagcagggcagttAGATCTTTCACACCACGCAGGTTTGGAGTGTCGAGGAAGTTCTCCTCGAGTTCCATGTGGTTTGTAGGTGAGAAGATGTAGCTGAGATCAACTCAAGGACCAGCAACACAAGAACAAATCCCATGACCCCTCTGCCTAAGACAGCTGAAGGCTGAGGCTCAGCTCTGAGCAGACCTTCCATGGCCATGATCAAGGTCCGGGGGGGCCTGTCCTGCTCAGCTTCTGGGTGAGCTTACTCTGGCTCCCTGTAGGACACAAAACTtcaccagcagctcaggaagcCACCATCTCTGCCCCTGCTTCAGGGAGGAAGATCTTCTTGCAAGCCCAAGCCTGCAAAAGGAGCTGCTTTCATGGCTGCTGGCATGGCTGTGCCTCTTGAAGAGACCTTGGACCTAAAGCACAAGAGCTGTGCCCTCATTATCTTCAGAGCTGGGACTGGTACTGCCCTGGGCATCTTCTTAGAGGTTCTCCCCACTAAAGTGTCCTCTGGGAATGTCTCCTCTGGGAAGGACTGAGAAGGAAGgggcacagtgagcaggaaAGCAAAGGTGGGCAGCAGCGTGGTACTCCCATGGGGGAAGAGCAGAGGCTTTGGAAGGGAGGAGGTGCCAGCcctcctctgccaggcagcagtgtgACTGATGTTGGCACACTGTGCACAGTGCCTGCACCTGAAGTTTTGAGAGaagattgaaaagaaaaaaaattatctaagGCTTGGAAAAtgcctcacaggagaggtgtgaGTGGAACTCCTCAGCTACCTGCAgaaagaagctggaagaggttTGATGGTAGAGGCAGGGAGGTGGCACAAGGAGGAAGTGCTGGGCAAGCTTGAGGCAGCTTCATGCACTGGGCAGTGAGGGGAAGGAGCTGTCACAACTGCTGGTGGTGTCTGTGTCTCTTGGTGTTTGCAGATCCATGTGGAATGGAAGATTTGGCTTCATAAAGCCCAAGCTTCCCAAGCTCCCCAGTGGATCTCCATGAAATGGGAAGGTTGGCCCTGGGCGGGAGGTTCCAATTGATTTCACCTCCCCCAGAAGACAAACcactgcagctctcctctcaCGTGGATGATGCTACAAGGAATCTGACCAGCTCTTTCCTATGAGAAGGGCCTGTAGCCACAAGGAAGCATCTTGTCAGCTCACAAagggctccagagaaggggctgCAACCTTAACATTAACCCAAACATAACCTGAAAATTTCCctttgcctcctctcctctcctctcctctcctctcctctcctctcctctcctctcctctcctctcctatcctctcctctcctctcctctcctctcctctcctctcctccctctcctctcctctcctcctctcctctcctctcctctcctctcctctcctctcctctcctctcctctcctctcctctcctctcctctcctctcctctcctctcctctcctctcctctcctctcctctcctctcccctcctctcctctcctctcctctcctctcctctcctctcctctcctctcctctcctctcctctcctcctctcctctcctctcctctcctctcctctcctctcctctcctctcctctcctctcctctcctctcctctcctctcctctcctctcctctcctctcctctcctctcctcccctccctctccctacGCTGACCAGCAGCTGGAAATGTTGGAATTGGGACCCTGCTTTGTGGCTATTTCCTCATCCTCTCCCCACAGACATCTCCTTGCACCAACACCCAACCACCCAGTGGGTGCCTGCATTCCACTTTGAAGTGCCACACCCCTGGGCTGTGTTGGtggtttcatagattcatagaattgtttgggttggaagggaccttcaagatcatccagtgccaaccccctgccatgggcagggacacctccctccagcccagcttgcttaaggcctcatccagcccagccctgaacacctccag contains the following coding sequences:
- the LOC128972924 gene encoding protocadherin-10-like; its protein translation is MGAGARCGREQFFLPSLLLLLLSGPPSPRPAGGQLRYAVPEELEHGAFVANLGEDLGLDVSTLSARRFRIVSRAGARQHLEVNLENGILFVNERIDREEVCEAGGTCLLHLQLLVESPLELYRVEVEVLDINDHAPTFPWQEYVLEVAESAVLGARFPLESAQDPDVGTNSVHTYRLSPNGYFSLEVQTRSDASKFAELVLERALDREQQRAHRVLLTALDGGVPERSGTAHILVTVLDANDNVPAFDQPSYGVSLPEDAPAGTLVIQLNATDLDEGPNGEVEYSFSGHAPPRVRELFHIEPRSGQVLLKGALDYERAHLHELYVQAKDRGPSAVAVHCRVLVHLLDVNDNAPEVTLTSVSTPVLEDAPPGTVIAVISVLDRDSGDNGRVSCELSPDLPFELRSSFRNYYTLVTTQALDREAVPEYNVSITARDMGSPALLTRSALTVPVSDVNDNAPRFLQPSYSVYVMENNAPGASICSVSALDPDCQQNAYLSYSIADGHIHGMPVGTYVSINSDSGHMYALRSLDYEQIRSFQIQVQAQDAGFPPLSANVTVHIFVLDQNDNAPVIVSPMPRNGSVATELVPRSARPGYLVGTVSAVDADAGLNSRLSYQLLQATDFTLFSVAPETGELRTLRSFLEQDASRQQLVVQVRDGGQPALSATVSLLLSVVETLPQTLSDFSEFSLPPEASSSSPLTLYLLVSLGSISFTFLLAILILTAIRCRGERRSRQGDSCSLPRCHCCPGSRPSPDGLKTSNLTAQPLTGTSAATCLDVPGGGPPGYCYKVCLGPESAQSDFMFLKPCSPPRNNEKDPGKQSQPGQHLQVSKQIKQPNMDWLPPSMQRPALKSSQSLEDVGEIRRALQKEHERLCTLVTPVSEFQKASAGTNSIWTPQYSSLYPGHVPALDYQHNVYIPGTPTLLSSKDGSLFLGRESKNSFSTFGKRKKMTTYCDMYDSVVINNDLK